From Aedes albopictus strain Foshan chromosome 1, AalbF5, whole genome shotgun sequence, one genomic window encodes:
- the LOC134292228 gene encoding uncharacterized protein LOC134292228, translating to MKPGEEEHNPEKTGYDCAHCEQPNHADDNMVLCEKCQKWFHFMCAGVTSDIKKVPWSCVSCRQAATTANNTRGQVEGGTVLEVSDSMEKDQQENSDPRTSADDDDEEERQHQKELRMMKERFDRQFQREKEKMMMQIRLEREMLERKKAVEAELHKMRSELYEEFEYSPDHLDQENGAVGGKPVPNQEQTDADLEKMWRDKLKFPYEQRKPIADPRGAFPKCSTPKEVSMQLGTINNHQGPPENDPKENTPLRNPQIPTTKVNKPGLPSLPVPSFCPPAAVQPHAPTLHRRQGLQPVAHANFSVSDALHDSRDQAPILPEQELTRAQLAARKGPFAKLPVFTGRPEEWPLFISSFNNGNAACNWTDLENLGRLQESIKGPALEAVRSRLLLPESVPRVIETLRHLYGRPEQLLHSLLQKARKADPPRADRLGTFISFGMIVQQLCDHLVASGMVEHLVNPMLITELVEKLPPTTKMEWVRHKRQQAAVDLSTFSDFLSEIVSEATEATLYAEPRTDSRSNRDWKEKRPKGKEHQGFLNAHVGVEHSSHQLSDQRKGGDQNVNRTPCRGCNSLEHRTRGCEDFRRLVWNDKVKIVEKWKMCKMCLNEHGEARCRFKGHCNVGDCKERHHSLLHPPSSSTPLSTNCHVHDSEQHPVIFRMVPIKLHHEGRTCNVIAFLDEGSSYSLMESNVAEQLKLKGAWEPILVKWTAGMSRLERNSRRVDVSISPSGSNEKLLLRNVHTVQELQLLEQKIRFAEVAARFKHLSGLPVADCLGGSPKILIGLKHLHVYAPLESRVGNAGEPIAVRTRLGWTIYGPQGNNVTGTGFSGHHTAVELADLDLQELLRKHFTLEESGLLVKVLPESNEDRRARIMLEQTTQRIGEHFETGLLWKNDDPQLPDNYQMAVKRLKSLERKLGKNPELALNVEKQIDDYQRKGYAHIATSRELKEAEPGKIWYLPLNVVLNPKKPGKVRLVWDAAAAVQGRSLNTELLKGPDLMSSLPSVMCPFRERPVAFGGDIAEMYHQIHIRASDKSAQRFLYRTTASGPPTIFVMDVATFGSTSSPCSAQYIKNRNAQEYCEEYPDAVEAIVGKHYVDDYFDSTFTVHEAVERAKQVVFIHSKAGFHMRNWVSNSAEFLRHFNGQPDNRIIHFSCDKSNYTERVLGMSWNTQADVFVFAVVMHDDLKPYLMEEKLPTKRILLRIVMSCFDPLGLWTLFTVFGKMIIQDLWRNGCSWDDVVDDNSAKKWFKWIELLPRVQEMKIPRCYFLDAKPSDYQNLELHVFADASEEAYGCVAYFRVLVNGQPRVALVSAKSKVAPLQYMSIPRMELLAAVLGARLAAAVKANHSVEVKTVMFHIDSATVLSWIQSDHRKYKQFVAYRIGDILSLTSPQEWNWIPTKYNIADVITKWGKHGSPIESDGEWVRGPEILRRPKEEWIQRPLPTPGVKEELRAYHLFHEISFSNNLVDTTRFSRHTILVRSIACVFRFISNCRKRVKGQPIETLQATPKLERSIKRVFLSNKTPLKRDEYRLAENYLWRTAQQEGFADERKTLLKNKELPQAKWHSIERSSVLYKLAPFLDEEGVIRMEGRSAHAECIPFEQRFPIVLPKGHDVTSKLLLHYHEKFGHANRETVVNELRQRFYVQHVRAAVLQVMKDCARCKIMKCRPAIPRMAPLPVQRLTPKLRPFSYIGIDYFGPVVVTVGRRAEKRWVCLFTCLVSRAIHMEVAHSLSSQSCIMAIRRFICRRGAPLEIFSDNGTNFLAASKELVQQVRCIELECADIFTDARTQWSFNPPAAPHMGGIWERLVRSAKEALKSLHEGGRLTDEILHTVLAEAEDMVNSRPLTYVPQESAESEALTPNHFLRGLPAGEREEVRTPTNSAEALRDSYKQSQKLADVLWQRWLKECVPTINHRTKWLEEQDPVKEGELVYIVDGNNRRTWIRGIVVKVLRGIDGRVRRALVKTSKGVYRRAVAKLAVMELRSKSDSSCERGPDLREGELLPPLLGTTLTGLSKSDQTDKCHGKVDSDA from the coding sequence ATGAAGCCCGGAGAGGAGGAACATAACCCCGAAAAGACCGGCTATGATTGTGCGCACTGTGAACAACCGAACCATGCAGATGATAACATGGTGCTCTGCGAGAAATGCCAAAAATGGTTTCATTTCATGTGCGCCGGCGTAACGTCCGACATTAAGAAGGTTCCCTGGTCGTGCGTTAGTTGCAGACAAGCTGCCACAACAGCAAACAATACTCGCGGTCAAGTCGAAGGTGGCACAGTTCTGGAAGTCTCCGATTCGATGGAAAAGGACCAACAGGAGAATAGTGACCCGAGGACGTCGGCAGATGACGACGATGAAGAAGAACGCCAACACCAGAAGGAGCTGCGAATGATGAAAGAACGTTTTGACCGTCAATTCCAACGGGAAAAGGAGAAGATGATGATGCAGATACGTTTGGAACGAGAAATGCTGGAGAGAAAGAAAGCGGTAGAAGCGGAACTACACAAGATGCGGAGTGAGCTGTATGAAGAGTTCGAGTATAGCCCCGATCACCTGGATCAGGAAAACGGCGCCGTAGGTGGTAAACCCGTACCAAATCAGGAGCAAACAGATGCGGACTTGGAGAAGATGTGGAGGGACAAGCTAAAATTCCCGTACGAGCAACGCAAACCCATTGCGGACCCCCGGGGGGCTTTTCCCAAATGTTCTACGCCCAAAGAAGTTTCAATGCAACTGGGTACCATCAACAATCATCAGGGGCCACCGGAAAACGATCCAAAGGAAAACACACCGCTGAGGAACCCGCAAATACCAACAACGAAGGTAAACAAACCAGGTTTGCCATCTCTACCAGTGCCTTCTTTCTGTCCACCGGCGGCTGTTCAGCCACACGCTCCAACGCTCCATCGACGTCAAGGACTCCAACCCGTCGCACATGCGAACTTCTCTGTATCAGACGCGTTGCATGACAGTCGTGACCAGGCTCCAATCCTTCCCGAGCAGGAGTTGACAAGAGCGCAGCTTGCAGCTAGAAAAGGTCCCTTCGCTAAGCTGCCAGTATTCACGGGACGGCCAGAGGAATGGCCACTGTTTATAAGCAGTTTCAACAACGGGAACGCAGCCTGCAACTGGACCGACCTAGAGAATCTTGGCAGGCTTCAAGAAAGCATCAAAGGGCCAGCACTGGAAGCCGTGAGGAGCAGGCTGTTGCTGCCAGAATCGGTCCCAAGAGTGATCGAAACGCTTCGCCACCTGTATGGCAGACCGGAACAACTTCTTCATTCTTTGCTGCAGAAGGCAAGGAAAGCTGACCCCCCGCGTGCCGACCGCCTTGGCACATTTATCAGCTTTGGCATGATCGTCCAACAATTGTGCGACCACCTGGTGGCCTCAGGAATGGTTGAACATCTCGTGAATCCCATGCTCATTACAGAGCTTGTTGAGAAGTTGCCCCCCACCACGAAAATGGAGTGGGTTCGGCACAAGCGTCAGCAGGCAGCAGTCGATCTCAGCACCTTTTCGGATTTCCTTTCCGAAATTGTTTCGGAAGCAACGGAGGCCACACTCTATGCAGAGCCTCGAACCGATAGTCGTTCAAACCGAGACTGGAAAGAAAAACGACCGAAGGGCAAAGAGCATCAAGGGTTCCTGAACGCACACGTCGGCGTGGAGCATTCGTCGCATCAGTTGAGTGACCAGCGCAAAGGAGGTGACCAGAACGTCAATCGTACGCCATGTCGCGGTTGCAATAGTCTGGAGCATCGGACCCGTGGCTGTGAGGATTTTCGTAGACTGGTCTGGAACGACAAGGTGAAAATAGTAGAGAAGTGGAAAATGTGCAAAATGTGTTTGAATGAGCACGGTGAGGCACGTTGTCGGTTTAAAGGGCACTGCAACGTCGGAGACTGCAAGGAAAGGCACCATTCCCTTCTTCATCCACCGAGCTCAAGCACACCTCTGTCAACGAACTGCCATGTGCACGACTCGGAGCAGCATCCCGTCATTTTTAGGATGGTTCCGATCAAACTGCACCACGAAGGACGCACCTGCAATGTCATTGCCTTTTTGGATGAAGGGTCCTCGTATTCCCTGATGGAGAGCAACGTGGCCGAACAACTCAAGCTAAAAGGAGCTTGGGAACCGATTCTCGTGAAGTGGACAGCTGGGATGAGTCGGCTTGAACGAAATTCTCGCCGTGTTGACGTGTCGATCTCGCCGAGCGGATCCAACGAGAAACTTCTCCTACGAAATGTCCACACAGTTCAAGAGCTCCAACTGCTGGAGCAGAAGATTCGTTTTGCCGAGGTTGCCGCCCGTTTCAAGCACCTTAGTGGGTTACCTGTGGCTGATTGCTTGGGTGGctctccaaaaattcttattgGACTGAAACACCTACACGTGTACGCACCATTAGAGTCACGAGTCGGCAACGCTGGGGAGCCAATAGCGGTTCGCACGCGGCTTGGTTGGACAATATATGGCCCTCAAGGTAATAACGTCACCGGAACCGGGTTTTCTGGGCATCACACAGCTGTTGAACTAGCAGAtttggacctccaagaacttcttcgaaAACATTTCACGCTAGAGGAGTCTGGCTTACTAGTCAAGGTACTCCCAGAATCTAACGAAGATCGTCGAGCAAGAATAATGCTGGAGCAAACAACCCAGCGCATCGGAGAACACTTCGAGACCGGCCTTTTGTGGAAAAACGACGACCCTCAATTGCCGGACAACTACCAAATGGCGGTAAAGCGACTGAAGAGCCTGGAACGAAAGTTAGGGAAAAATCCAGAACTGGCGCTGAACGTGGAGAAGCAGATCGACGATTATCAGCGGAAAGGATACGCCCACATCGCTACTAGCAGAGAGTTGAAGGAAGCTGAACCGGGTAAGATCTGGTACCTTCCCTTAAACGTCGTGCTCAACCCCAAAAAGCCGGGAAAAGTCCGGTTGGTCTGGGACGCTGCTGCGGCCGTGCAGGGGAGATCACTCAACACCGAATTGTTAAAGGGCCCCGATCTTATGTCAAGCCTTCCGTCCGTCATGTGTCCCTTCCGTGAGCGGCCTGTCGCCTTTGGCGGCGATATTGCTGAAATGTACCACCAGATACATATACGGGCAAGTGACAAGTCGGCACAGAGGTTTTTGTATCGGACAACTGCTTCTGGACCTCCAACGATTTTTGTAATGGATGTTGCCACCTTCGGCTCAACCAGCTCACCGTGTTCTGCGCAGTATATCAAAAATCGAAATGCTCAGGAGTACTGCGAAGAATATCCAGACGCAGTTGAAGCTATTGTCGGCAAACACTATGTCGACGACTATTTCGACTCCACGTTCACGGTACACGAAGCAGTCGAACGAGCAAAACAGGTCGTTTTCATCCATTCAAAAGCTGGATTCCATATGCGGAACTGGGTGTCGAACAGCGCAGAATTTCTCCGGCATTTCAACGGGCAACCGGATAATCGCATAATACACTTCAGCTGCGACAAGTCCAACTACACGGAGAGAGTCTTGGGTATGTCATGGAACACCCAGGCAGATGTTTTCGTGTTCGCGGTTGTTATGCATGACGACCTGAAACCTTACCTCATGGAAGAGAAGCTGCCAACGAAACGAATACTACTGAGAATCGTCATGAGCTGCTTCGATCCCCTCGGTCTGTGGACGTTGTTCACCGTTTTCGGGAAAATGATCATCCAAGATCTCTGGAGAAACGGGTGTTCGTGGGATGATGTTGTCGACGACAATTCTGCGAAAAAATGGTTCAAATGGATTGAGCTGCTGCCACGTGTTCAGGAGATGAAGATTCCACGCTGCTATTTTCTAGATGCGAAGCCTTCCGACTACCAGAATTTAGAGCTTCACGTGTTTGCAGACGCAAGTGAGGAGGCCTATGGATGCGTTGCCTATTTCCGAGTCCTAGTGAACGGACAACCAAGAGTTGCACTAGTATCCGCAAAGTCGAAGGTGGCTCCACTACAGTACATGTCCATCCCCAGAATGGAGCTCCTCGCCGCTGTACTTGGTGCTAGATTAGCTGCTGCAGTCAAAGCTAACCATTCTGTAGAAGTAAAGACTGTTATGTTCCATATTGACTCCGCAACCGTACTTTCGTGGATCCAATCCGATCATAGGAAGTACAAACAGTTTGTGGCGTACCGTATCGGGGACATTTTGAGCCTCACTAGCCCACAGGAATGGAACTGGATACCAACGAAATACAACATAGCCGATGTGATTACGAAGTGGGGTAAGCATGGTTCACCAATAGAGTCCGATGGTGAGTGGGTACGCGGTCCTGAAATACTTCGCAGACCAAAAGAAGAGTGGATTCAACGACCCCTACCAACTCCAGGCGTTAAGGAAGAGCTGCGAGCATATCACTTGTTCCAcgaaatttcattttccaacaactTGGTCGACACTACCCGATTTTCGCGCCATACTATCCTGGTTCGAAGCATCGCTTGCGTATTTCGATTCATTTCAAATTGTCGCAAAAGGGTTAAAGGACAGCCGATCGAAACTCTTCAAGCTACGCCAAAATTGGAAAGGTCGATCAAAAGGGTATTCCTGTCGAACAAAACTCCGCTAAAACGTGATGAATATCGACTGGCTGAGAACTATCTGTGGCGAACGGCGCAGCAAGAAGGTTTTGCTGACGAGCGGAAGACATTACTGAAGAATAAGGAACTTCCTCAGGCAAAGTGGCACTCCATAGAACGATCCAGTGTGCTCTACAAATTGGCTCCTTTTCTGGACGAAGAAGGGGTGATTCGTATGGAAGGCCGCTCGGCGCATGCAGAATGCATCCCATTCGAACAGCGGTTCCCAATTGTGCTTCCAAAGGGACACGACGTCACATCGAAGCTCCTTTTACACTACCACGAAAAATTTGGCCACGCAAACCGGGAGACCGTGGTGAATGAACTACGCCAACGTTTCTACGTCCAACACGTCCGAGCAGCGGTTCTGCAGGTCATGAAGGATTGTGCGCGGTGTAAAATCATGAAGTGTCGTCCGGCAATTCCTAGAATGGCACCACTCCCAGTACAACGTCTGACTCCAAAGCTACGACCATTCAGCTATATAGGGATAGACTACTTTGGTCCAGTGGTTGTGACAGTTGGTCGCCGTGCAGAGAAAAGATGGGTCTGCCTGTTTACGTGCCTCGTTTCCAGAGCGATCCACATGGAAGTGGCTCATAGCCTAAGTAGCCAATCCTGTATTATGGCTATTAGGAGATTCATCTGCAGAAGGGGTGCTCCACTGGAAATATTTTCAGACAATGGCACCAACTTTTTGGCGGCAAGCAAAGAGTTAGTTCAACAAGTTCGATGTATTGAATTGGAATGTGCAGATATCTTCACCGATGCGAGGACGCAATGGAGTTTCAACCCGCCAGCCGCACCGCACATGGGCGGGATATGGGAACGGTTGGTGAGATCAGCAAAGGAAGCGTTGAAATCCCTACATGAAGGCGGAAGGTTGACTGACGAAATCCTGCATACCGTTTTGGCTGAAGCTGAGGATATGGTTAATTCCCGACCACTTACGTATGTACCTCAGGAATCTGCAGAATCCGAGGCGCTCACACCGAACCATTTCCTCCGTGGGTTACCTGCAGGAGAGCGAGAGGAAGTTAGGACGCCGACGAACTCAGCCGAAGCACTCAGAGATAGCTACAAGCAGTCCCAGAAATTGGCTGACGTCTTGTGGCAAAGGTGGCTGAAGGAATGTGTGCCTACGATAAACCATCGCACCAAATGGCTGGAGGAGCAAGATCCGGTGAAAGAAGGAGAGCTGGTGTACATAGTCGACGGAAACAATCGCAGAACATGGATAAGAGGCATTGTGGTGAAGGTATTACGAGGCATTGACGGAAGAGTGCGTCGGGCACTAGTGAAGACTTCGAAAGGAGTGTATCGTCGTGCTGTTGCCAAACTGGCGGTGATGGAGCTTAGGAGTAAATCTGATTCTTCTTGCGAACGCGGACCAGATTTACGGGAAGGGGAATTGTTACCACCACTGCTGGGCACAACTCTAACTGGCCTGTCGAAGAGTGACCAGACCGATAAATGTCACGGTAAAGTTGACAGCGATGCTTGA